A region of Heteronotia binoei isolate CCM8104 ecotype False Entrance Well chromosome 2, APGP_CSIRO_Hbin_v1, whole genome shotgun sequence DNA encodes the following proteins:
- the SPATA2 gene encoding spermatogenesis-associated protein 2, with protein sequence MDTKYKEDVFRKYIQFHQSKLDTSDKKQRPVSEEYLQVAASALLCLPKIDPFYRFRLIKFYEIAEHSLRSLKSSSLRSLRNAFGVLESVGVNLFLYPWKKEFKNIKTYTGPFVYYVKSTILDEDIRQILNSMGYVQELGTVYKLKDLVDTLQVKLVSFELYLAKVECEQLIEIHLQVKDKGYSELDIINERKNSNDDVRGCSDALKRRAECKENLSTSMSRMVLQKSASERGSKDYFKPKVTKPSKSVDAYDSYVENKKPPLMTSLSLRKEPILVDTEDDIKDEIIRPSPSLLAMSSSPHGCSEEYLPVSSHANGILRTGVPYSTYYSPQDDLDLYTDPDSRSMLNFKRQESAKHDVWLLRNDANPNYHKRMHLAKETTPLKCQSCGLSCGTSVCQKCDSLLICRQEYPAMKQSSYSLKTLSGEGVSSGSAAREKPQYMLQTQERVPQFTSKSKPSGSSRCGFCNRSGAANTCTFCSKVSCDACLSAYYYDPCCRKSELHRFLPNNQLNYKSNQLSHLVYR encoded by the exons ATGGATACAAAATATAAAGAAGATGTATTTAGGAAGTATATACAATTTCACCAATCCAAATTGGATACCTCTGATAAGAAGCAGCGCCCAGTTAGTGAAGAGTACCTGCAAGTGGCAGCTTCAGCCTTACTCTGCCTTCCTAAGATTGATCCCTTTTATAGATTCCGGTTGATAAAATTTTATGAGATAGCTGAACATTCTCTTCGGTCCTTGAAATCTTCAAGTTTACGTTCACTCCGGAATGCTTTTGGTGTGCTGGAATCAGTTGGAGTTAATCTTTTTCTTTACCCTTGGAAGAAGGAATTCAAAAATATAAAG ACTTACACAGGGCCTTTTGTTTATTATGTGAAGTCTACCATACTTGATGAGGATATAAGGCAGATCCTGAACTCAATGGGCTACGTCCAAGAACTTGGAACAGTGTATAAGCTCAAAGACCTAGTAGATACCCTGCAAGTGAAGCTGGTATCATTTGAATTGTACTTGGCCAAAGTAGAGTGTGAACAGTTGATTGAAATTCATTTGCAAGTGAAGGATAAAGGATATTCAGAGCTTGACATTATAAATGAGAGGAAAAATAGCAACGATGATGTTCGAGGCTGCTCAGATGCCTTGAAGCGCCGTGCAGAATGCAAAGAGAACCTGAGCACTTCCATGTCACGGATGGTACTTCAGAAGTCTGCCAGCGAGAGAGGCTCTAAAGATTACTTCAAGCCCAAAGTTACCAAACCTTCAAAATCAGTGGATGCCTACGATAGTTACGTGGAAAATAAAAAGCCTCCTTTGATGACTTCCTTAAGTCTCCGAAAAGAACCTATTTTGGTCGATACTGAAGACGACATCAAAGATGAAATAATACGTCCGTCTCCCTCTCTCCTTGCCATGTCAAGTTCTCCACATGGGTGTTCTGAGGAATATTTGCCAGTCTCATCCCATGCCAATGGCATACTAAGAACGGGTGTTCCATACAGTACCTATTATTCCCCTCAAGACGATTTAGATTTATATACTGACCCTGATTCTAGAAGCATGTTAAACTTCAAAAGACAGGAGTCTGCTAAACACGATGTGTGGCTGCTGAGAAACGATGCCAATCCTAACTATCATAAACGTATGCATTTAGCCAAAGAGACCACTCCCCTTAAGTGCCAAAGCTGTGGATTATCTTGCGGCACCTCTGTTTGCCAAAAGTGTGACAGTTTGCTCATTTGTAGGCAGGAGTATCCAGCAATGAAGCAGAGCAGCTATTCGCTCAAAACTCTCTCTGGCGAAGGCGTGTCATCTGGGTCTGCAGCACGGGAAAAGCCTCAGTACATGTTACAAACTCAAGAGCGAGTCCCTCAGTTCACTTCCAAATCCAAGCCTTCGGGTTCTTCCCGCTGCGGCTTTTGCAACCGGTCAGGAGCCGCAAACACATGCACTTTCTGTTCAAAAGTCTCCTGCGATGCTTGCCTCAGTGCTTACTATTACGATCCCTGCTGTCGAAAGAGTGAGCTCCACCGGTTCTTGCCAAACAATCAGTTAAATTATAAATCCAACCAGCTGTCACACCTGGTTTATAGATAG